In Hemibagrus wyckioides isolate EC202008001 linkage group LG21, SWU_Hwy_1.0, whole genome shotgun sequence, the following proteins share a genomic window:
- the inka1a gene encoding PAK4-inhibitor inka1 isoform X2 encodes MLCVQDSGGCLREHVRCMMRSLQDLKQLHQTCAMPISSGPCKVLIGRRERRARLRVSDASDTSSSDSACQLSCPLEDENSSAASSLEFDSGYSEASWPDEGPVVLRRFRKVRAASVDFDLEPSPRPKIRPKSTSDACLEKWTSFEVPSEPEDWTAALLTQGRNRHPLVLGDNSFADLIQNWMDLPECPSEPTEPKPSASKRLAKDFLVNVRRRIARISQNLDGQKKLVTDSSRSNRAATATKRLSCPIDVPRKVPFFHKSHMDLQELDTDFHRFTALMKTGSRQPIICNDIIGYI; translated from the exons ATG TTGTGTGTCCAGGACTCGGGTGGATGTCTCCGTGAGCATGTGCGCTGTATGATGCGTTCGCTGCAGGACCTGAAACAGCTACACCAGACCTGCGCCATGCCCATCTCCTCTGGCCCCTGCAAGGTGCTGATTGGACGTCGTGAGCGGCGAGCTCGGCTCCGAGTCAGTGACGCCAGCGACACCAGCAGCTCCGACTCGGCCTGTCAGCTGTCCTGCCCCCTGGAGGATGAGAACAGCAGTGCGGCCAGCAGCCTTGAATTTGACTCGGGTTACTCGGAGGCATCGTGGCCTGACGAGGGACCTGTGGTGCTGCGCAGATTCAGGAAAGTGCGCGCCGCATCGGTCGATTTTGATCTAGAACCGAGCCCCCGTCCCAAAATACGTCCCAAATCCACGTCGGACGCCTGTCTGGAGAAGTGGACATCGTTCGAGGTGCCGAGCGAACCGGAAGACTGGACGGCGGCGCTGCTGACACAAGGGCGCAACCGCCACCCGCTTGTTCTTGGGGATAACAGCTTTGCTGATCTCATTCAGAACTGGATGGATTTGCCAGAGTGTCCGTCGGAACCGACAGAACCGAAGCCGAGTGCAAGCAAGCGGCTAGCCAAGGACTTTCTGGTCAACGTGAGGCGGAGGATAGCGAGGATTTCACAGAACTTAGACGGACAGAAAAAGCTGGTCACGGACTCGTCTCGCTCGAACAGAGCGGCCACGGCAACCAAACGCCTCTCGTGTCCCATCGACGTTCCGCGGAAAGTTCCATTTTTCCACAAATCCCACATGGACCTCCAGGAACTCGATACGGACTTTCACCGTTTCACGGCGCTCATGAAGACCGGCAGCAGACAGCCGATCATCTGTAACGATATCATTGGGTACATTTGA
- the inka1a gene encoding PAK4-inhibitor inka1 isoform X1, with translation MFCSEAGLCVQDSGGCLREHVRCMMRSLQDLKQLHQTCAMPISSGPCKVLIGRRERRARLRVSDASDTSSSDSACQLSCPLEDENSSAASSLEFDSGYSEASWPDEGPVVLRRFRKVRAASVDFDLEPSPRPKIRPKSTSDACLEKWTSFEVPSEPEDWTAALLTQGRNRHPLVLGDNSFADLIQNWMDLPECPSEPTEPKPSASKRLAKDFLVNVRRRIARISQNLDGQKKLVTDSSRSNRAATATKRLSCPIDVPRKVPFFHKSHMDLQELDTDFHRFTALMKTGSRQPIICNDIIGYI, from the exons ATGTTCTGCAGTGAGGCTGGA TTGTGTGTCCAGGACTCGGGTGGATGTCTCCGTGAGCATGTGCGCTGTATGATGCGTTCGCTGCAGGACCTGAAACAGCTACACCAGACCTGCGCCATGCCCATCTCCTCTGGCCCCTGCAAGGTGCTGATTGGACGTCGTGAGCGGCGAGCTCGGCTCCGAGTCAGTGACGCCAGCGACACCAGCAGCTCCGACTCGGCCTGTCAGCTGTCCTGCCCCCTGGAGGATGAGAACAGCAGTGCGGCCAGCAGCCTTGAATTTGACTCGGGTTACTCGGAGGCATCGTGGCCTGACGAGGGACCTGTGGTGCTGCGCAGATTCAGGAAAGTGCGCGCCGCATCGGTCGATTTTGATCTAGAACCGAGCCCCCGTCCCAAAATACGTCCCAAATCCACGTCGGACGCCTGTCTGGAGAAGTGGACATCGTTCGAGGTGCCGAGCGAACCGGAAGACTGGACGGCGGCGCTGCTGACACAAGGGCGCAACCGCCACCCGCTTGTTCTTGGGGATAACAGCTTTGCTGATCTCATTCAGAACTGGATGGATTTGCCAGAGTGTCCGTCGGAACCGACAGAACCGAAGCCGAGTGCAAGCAAGCGGCTAGCCAAGGACTTTCTGGTCAACGTGAGGCGGAGGATAGCGAGGATTTCACAGAACTTAGACGGACAGAAAAAGCTGGTCACGGACTCGTCTCGCTCGAACAGAGCGGCCACGGCAACCAAACGCCTCTCGTGTCCCATCGACGTTCCGCGGAAAGTTCCATTTTTCCACAAATCCCACATGGACCTCCAGGAACTCGATACGGACTTTCACCGTTTCACGGCGCTCATGAAGACCGGCAGCAGACAGCCGATCATCTGTAACGATATCATTGGGTACATTTGA
- the inka1a gene encoding PAK4-inhibitor inka1 isoform X3 yields MMRSLQDLKQLHQTCAMPISSGPCKVLIGRRERRARLRVSDASDTSSSDSACQLSCPLEDENSSAASSLEFDSGYSEASWPDEGPVVLRRFRKVRAASVDFDLEPSPRPKIRPKSTSDACLEKWTSFEVPSEPEDWTAALLTQGRNRHPLVLGDNSFADLIQNWMDLPECPSEPTEPKPSASKRLAKDFLVNVRRRIARISQNLDGQKKLVTDSSRSNRAATATKRLSCPIDVPRKVPFFHKSHMDLQELDTDFHRFTALMKTGSRQPIICNDIIGYI; encoded by the coding sequence ATGATGCGTTCGCTGCAGGACCTGAAACAGCTACACCAGACCTGCGCCATGCCCATCTCCTCTGGCCCCTGCAAGGTGCTGATTGGACGTCGTGAGCGGCGAGCTCGGCTCCGAGTCAGTGACGCCAGCGACACCAGCAGCTCCGACTCGGCCTGTCAGCTGTCCTGCCCCCTGGAGGATGAGAACAGCAGTGCGGCCAGCAGCCTTGAATTTGACTCGGGTTACTCGGAGGCATCGTGGCCTGACGAGGGACCTGTGGTGCTGCGCAGATTCAGGAAAGTGCGCGCCGCATCGGTCGATTTTGATCTAGAACCGAGCCCCCGTCCCAAAATACGTCCCAAATCCACGTCGGACGCCTGTCTGGAGAAGTGGACATCGTTCGAGGTGCCGAGCGAACCGGAAGACTGGACGGCGGCGCTGCTGACACAAGGGCGCAACCGCCACCCGCTTGTTCTTGGGGATAACAGCTTTGCTGATCTCATTCAGAACTGGATGGATTTGCCAGAGTGTCCGTCGGAACCGACAGAACCGAAGCCGAGTGCAAGCAAGCGGCTAGCCAAGGACTTTCTGGTCAACGTGAGGCGGAGGATAGCGAGGATTTCACAGAACTTAGACGGACAGAAAAAGCTGGTCACGGACTCGTCTCGCTCGAACAGAGCGGCCACGGCAACCAAACGCCTCTCGTGTCCCATCGACGTTCCGCGGAAAGTTCCATTTTTCCACAAATCCCACATGGACCTCCAGGAACTCGATACGGACTTTCACCGTTTCACGGCGCTCATGAAGACCGGCAGCAGACAGCCGATCATCTGTAACGATATCATTGGGTACATTTGA
- the LOC131342856 gene encoding cadherin-related family member 4-like, with the protein MIARDLNDLKSEDEINIKIKSPGFVDLPEWVEVLESTVPRSVIAHFHIHNSTPDPELHILSVALHATVFETPIINPTNVSDSFTAQIMSESDSTVCAWASTPPPATSRRLFTSESSTSTSRRSARRGSSFQVLFSQWRFWVEVRVPEDAPPSELLYTVLARDPDENGTFTASILDTFEITQVLPVSSVGHFQIDGRGRITSNQTFDYQNGPRSSCSERLRFGEPRRRRRGRDRESRPECLFYMFVKPYPSFKIELEDGVIRTAYNLDLEADRTLTQTVLLVRAISVLEDRSGTATVTVNVLDVNEHPPPVIILTLPETTEVGHSLGSITCLDIDVSNHNISLTLIQSDVSHLRFRLWEGQLQVNSSLDYDNEAVAANSFQYEVSVMATDSWSPALSTEVRVPITVTPVNVFDPWVVSPLVLMVPEDSQHRAVVAVVQAVDQDWPFHSIRLSIAGGHALFSIDPIGGQLYLRSELDFEEKDFHTVKVQAVDFDQDVDRTNLRTSVTDITIQVQNVNDNAPVCDPLSYESTIFSTLAAGVSIVTLTCTDADRYMLTATITNGH; encoded by the exons ATGATAGCAAGAGACCTCAATGATCTCAAATCTGAAGATGAAATCAACATCAAAATCAAAT CTCCAGGCTTTGTTGACCTGCCGGAATGGGTGGAGGTGTTGGAGAGCACTGTTCCTAGATCAGTGATAGCACACTTTCACATTCACAACTCCACCCCAGACCCTGAGCTTCACATCCTCTCTGTGGCTCTACACGCTACAGTGTTCGAAACCCCCATCATCAACCCCACCAATGTCTCCGACAGCTTCACAGCTCAG ATCATGAGTGAGTCAGACTCTACAGTGTGCGCCTGGGCTTCGACTCCGCCTCCGGCTACATCCAGAAGACTTTTCACGTCCGAGTCGTCGACGTCAACGAGCCGCCGGAGTGCGAGGCGAGGCTCCAGTTTCCAGGTGCTGTTCTCCCAGTGGAGGTTTT gGGTGGAGGTACGAGTTCCTGAGGATGCTCCCCCCTCTGAGCTCCTCTACACGGTGCTCGCTAGAGATCCAGATGAAAATGGCACCTTCACTGCAAGTATCCTAGACACA TTTGAGATCACTCAGGTGCTTCCCGTTTCCTCCGTTGGACATTTTCAGATTGACGGACGAGGGAGAATCACCTCCAATCAAACCTTCGACTACCAGAATGGACCGCGA TCTTCCTGTTCAGAACGTCTCCGTTTTGGAGAACCAAggagaaggaggcgtggtcgcGACCGTGAGAGCCGCCCCGAGTGTCTGTTTTACATGTTTGTGAAACCGTACCCATCGTTCAAAATAGAGCTAG AGGACGGCGTCATCAGAACAGCATATAATCTGGATCTCGAGGCAGACAGAACCTTAACACAGACGGTCCTTTTGGTTCGGGCCATCAGCGTTCTGGAGGATCGCAGCGGAACCGCTACGGTCACTGTAAATGTCCTGGACGTGAATGAACACCCTCCACCCGTTATCAT TTTAACACTACCCGAGACCACAGAGGTGGGCCACAGTCTGGGCTCCATCACGTGTCTGGACATCGATGTCAGCAACCACAACATTTCTCTcacacttatccagagcgatgtctCGCACCTCAGGTTCCGTCTGTGGGAAGGTCAgctgcag GTGAACAGCAGCTTGGATTATGACAATGAAGCGGTTGCTGCCAATTCTTTCCAGTACGAAGTGAGCGTCATGGCTACTGACTCCTGGAGTCCTGCTTTGTCGA CTGAAGTTCGTGTCCCGATCACGGTGACTCCAGTGAACGTGTTCGACCCCTGGGTAGTGTCTCCACTGGTTCTGATGGTACCTGAGGATTCTCAACACAGGGCAGTAGTAGCTGTGGTGCAGGCTGTGGATCAGGACTGGCCTTTTCACTCCATCAGGCTCTCCATTGCAGGGGGACACGCCCTTTTCTCTATAGACCCCATAGGAG ggcagcTGTACTTGAGGTCTGAGCTGGACTTTGAGGAGAAGGATTTCCACACAGTAAAGGTTCAGGCTGTGGACTTTGACCAGGACGTTGACCGAACCAACCTGAGAACAAGTGTGACGGACATCACCATACAAGTGCAG AACGTGAACGATAATGCTCCTGTGTGTGACCCCCTCTCATATGAGTCCACCATCTTCTCCACTCTGGCTGCTGGAGTCTCCATAGTGACCCTCACCTGcacagatgcagacagatacatGCTCACCGCCACCATCACTAACGGTCACTGA